gggtcagggagttccccttccagaggtgacagacggcacctggaaaatcgggccactcccacccgaatactgtgcttttccgacgggcttaggaaacggtgccccaggagagtatagcctgcacctggctcagagggtcctacgcccacggagtctcgctgattgctagcacagcagtctgagatcaagcagcaagtcggcagcgaggctgggggaggggcgcccgccattgcccaggctcgcttaggtaaacaaagcagcctggaagcttgaactgggtggagcccaccacagctcaaggaggcctgcctgcctgcctctgtaggctccacctctgggggcagggcacagacaaacaaaaagacagcagtaacctctgcagacttaaatgtccctgtctgacagctgtgaggagagcagtggttctcccagcacgcagctggagatctgagaacgggctgactgcctcctcaagtgggtccctgacccctgacccccgagcagcctaactgggaggcaccccccagcaggggcagactgacacctcacacggccggccaggtactccaacagacctgcagctgagggttctgtctgttagaaggaaaactaacagaaaggacatccacaccaaaaacccatctgtacatcaccatcatcaaagaccaaaagtagataaaaccacaaagatggggaaaaaacagagcagaaaaactggaaactctaaaaaccagagtacctctcctcctccaaaggaacgcagttcctcaccagcaatggaacaaagctggacggagaatgactttgacgagctgagagaagaaggcttcagacgatcaaattactccgagctacgggaggatattcaatccaaaggcaaagaagttgaaaactttgaaaaaaatttagaagaatgtataactagaataaccaatacagagaagtgcttaaaggagctgatggagctgaaaaccaaggctcgagaactacgcgaagaatgcagaagcctcaggagccgatgcgatcaaatggaagaaagggtatcagccctggaagatgaaatgaatgaaatgaagcgagaagggaagtttagagaaaaaagaataaaaagaaacgagcaaagcctccaagaaatgtgggactatgtgaaaagaccaaatctacgtctgattggtgtacctgaaagtgatggggagaatggaaacaagttggaaaacactctgcaggatattatccaggagaacttccccaatctagcaaggcaggccaacattcagattcaggaaatacagagaacgccacaaagatactcttcgagaagagcaactccaagacacataattgtcagattcaccaaagttgaaatgaaggaaaaaatgttaagggcagccagagagaaaggacgggttaccatcaaagggaagcccatcagactaacagcggatctctcggcagaaaccctacaagccagaagagagtgggggccaatattcaacattcttaaagaaaagaattttcaacctagaatttcatatcctgccaaactaagcttcataagtgaaggagaaataaaatactttacagacaagcaaatgctgagagattttgtcaccaccaggcctgccctaaaagagctcttgaaggaagcgctaaacatggaaaggcacaaccggtaccagccactgcaaaatcataccgaaatgtaaagaccattgagactaggaagagactgcatcaactaacgagcaaaacatctagctaacatcataatgacaggatcaaattcacacataacaatattaactttaaatgtaaatggactaaatgctccaattaaaagacacagactggcaaattggataaagactcaagacccatcagtgtgctgtattcaggaaacccatctcacgtgcagagacacacataggctcaaaataaaaggatggaggaagatctaccaagcaaatggaaaacaaaaaaaggcaggggttgcaatcctagtctctgataaaacagactttaaaccaacaaagatcaaaagagacaaagaaggccattacataatggtaaagggattaattcaacaagaagagctaactatcctaaatatatatgcacccaatacaggagcacccagattcataaagcaagtcctgagtgacctacaaagagacttagactcccacacattaataatgggagactttaacaccccactgtcaacattagacagatcaacgagacagaaagtcaacaaggatacccaggaattgaactcagctctgcaccaagcagacctaatagacatctacagaactctccaccccaaatcaacagaatatacatttttttcagcaccacaccacacctattccaaaattgaccatatccttggaagtaaagctctcctcaataaatgtaaaagaacagaaattgtaacaaactgtctctcagatcacagtgcaatcaagctagaactcaggattaagaatctcactcaaaaccgctcaactacatggaaactgaacaacctgctcctgaatgactactgggtacataacgaaatgaaggcagaaataaagatgttctttgaaaccaacgagaaccaagacacaacataccagaatctctgggatgcattcaaagcagtgtgtagagggaaatttatagcactaaatgcccacaagagaaagcaggaaagatccaaaattgacaccctaacatcacaattaaaagaactagaaaagcaagagcaaacacattcaaaagctagcagaaggcaagaaataactaaaatcagagcagaactgaaggaaatagagacacaaaaaacccttcaaaaaataaatgaatccaggagctggttttttgaaaggatcaacaaaattgatagaccgctagcaagattaataaagaaaaaaagagagaagaatcaaatagatgcaataaaaaatgataaaggggatatcaccaccgatcccacagaaatacaaactaccatcagagaatattacaaacacctctatgcaaataaactagaaaatctaggccgggcgcggtggctcacgcctgtaatcccagcactttgggaggccgaggcgagcggatcacaaggtcaggatatcgagaccatcctggctaatgcggtgaaaccccgtctctactaaaaatacaaaaaattagccgggcgaagtggtgggcgcctgtagtcccagctactcaggaggctgaggcaggagaatggtgtgaacccgggaggcggagcttgcagtgagccaagatcgcgccactgcactccagcctgggtgacagagcgagactccgtctccaaaaaaaaaagaaaatctagaagaaatggataaattcctcaacacatacaccctcccaagactaaaccaagaagaagttcaatctctgaatagaccaataacaggagctgaaattatggcaataatcaatagcttaccaaccaaaaaaagtccaggaccagatgggttcacagccgaattctaccagaggtacaaggaggagctggtaccattccttctgaaactattccaatcaatagaaaaagagggaatcctccctaactcattttatgaggccagcatcatcctgataccaaagcctggcagagacacaacaaaaaaagagaattttagaccaatatccttgatgaacattgatgcaaaaatcctcaataaaatactggcaaaccgaatccagcagcacatcaaaaagcttatccaccatgatcaagtgggcttcatccctgggatgcaaggctggttcaatatacgcaaatcaataaatgtaatccagcatataaacagaaccaaagacaaaaaccacatgattatctcaatagatgcagaaaaggcctttgacaaaattcaacaacccttcatgctaaaaactctcaataaattaggaattgatgggacgtatctcaaaataataagagctatttatgacaaacccacagccaatatcatactgaatgggcaaaaactgaaagcattccctttgaaaactggcacaagacagggatgccctctctcgccacttctattcaacatagtgttggaagttctggccagggcaattaggcaggagaaggaaataaagggtattcaattaggaaaagaggaagtcaaattgtccctgtttgcagatgacatgatagtatatctagaaaaccccattgtctcagcccaaaatctccttaagctgataagcaacttcagcaaagtctcaggatacaaaatcaatgtgcaaaaatcacaagcattcttatacatcaataacagacaaacagagagccaaatcatgagtgaactcccattcacaattgcttcaaacagaataaaatacctaggaatccaacttacaagggatgtcaaagacctcttcaaggagaactacaaaccactgctcaaggaaataaaagaggatacaaacaaatggaagaacattccatgctcatgggtaggaagaatcaatatcatgaaaatggccatccttcccaaggtaatttacagattcaatgccatccccatcaagctaccaatgactttcttcacagaattggaaaaaactactttaaagttcatatggaaccaaaaaagagcccgcatcaccaagtcaattctaagccaaaagaacaaagctggaggcatcacgctacctgacttcaaactatactacaaggctacagtaaccaaaacagcatggtactggtaccaaaacagagatatagaccaatggaacagaacacagccctcagaaataatgccacatatctacaaccatctgatctttgacaaacctgagaaaaacaagaaatggggaaaggattccctatttaataaatggtgctgggaaaactggctagccatatgtagaaagctgaaactggatcccttccttacaccttatacaaaaatcaattcaagatggattaaagacttaaatgttagacctaaaaccataaaaaccctagaagaaaacctaggcaataccattcaggacataggcatgggcaaggacttcatgtctaaaacaccaaaagcaatggcaacaaaagccaaaattgacaaatgggatctaattaaactaaagagcttctgcacagcaaaggaaactaccatcagtgtgaacaggcaacctacaaaatgggagaaaattttcgcaacctactcatctgacaaagggctaatatccagaatctacaatgaactccaacaaatttacaagaaaaaaacaaacaaccccatcaaaaagtgggcgaaggacatgaacagacacttctcaaaagaagacatttatgcagccaaaagacacatgaaaaaatgctcaccatcactggccatcagagaaatgcaaatcaaaaccacaatgagataccatctcacaccagttagaatggcgatcattaaaaagtcaggaaacaacaggtgctggagaggatgtggagaaataggaacacttttacactgttggtgggactgtaaactagttcaacccttgtggaagtcagtgtggcgattcctcagggatctagaactagaaattccattcgacccagccatcccattactgggtatatacccaaaggactataaatcatgctgctataaagacacatgcacacgtatgtttattgtggcattattcacaatagcaaagacttggaaccaacccaaatgtccaacaatgatagactggattaagaaaatgtggcacatctacaccatggaatactatgcagccataagaaatgatgagttcatgtcctttgtagggacatggatgaaattggaaatcatcattctcagtaaactatcgcaagaacaaaaaaccaaacaccgcatattctcactcataggtgggaattgaacaatgagaacacatggacacaggaaggggaacatcacacttcagggactgttgtgggttggggggaggggggagggataacattgggagatatacctaatgctagatgacgagttggtgggtgcagtgcaccagcatggcacatgtatacatatgtaacttactgcacattgggcacatgtaccataaaacctaaagtataataataataataataataataattacaataaaagaaaaaaaaaagaaaaaaaaaagaaaaaaaaaagttttaaattgtttacattaaatatatctattatatgGTGTAAAGTATATCTTAATAAAGATactcataaaaaacaaaaaaaaaaaaaaaaaaaaagaagttctggAAAATTCCACCATCCAGTCGTAGGAGAATGAGAGTGAAAAAGGTAAACATCAGTACGTTGATAACATCATCATAAAGATAACCTAGAAAGATAACTAATAAAAACGGCCATTTAGGAAACTGAGGAAATGAAACACGATCACGGAAAAACCCCCTACTTTTCCTTGGAGCATATTGCACTCCAGATATATTGGAGTTGACAGTGTTTTACACTGCGGGAAAAATGCTTGAAAAACCGCAGGAGGCCACACGGCACACGCCCCCCAAGCTGGAACGGTGCCACCCACCCCAACCTCCGGTGGGGTCCCCCCCTTGGCGGGCCACTGGCCTATAGGGCCACGTGCGGTGGTTCTGAATAGAGCCTTTGGGTTTCCCAGGTGCTCAGGCGCTCCTGAGACAGCTCACTTGCTTTTGGTGTACCTGAGGGCGGCATTCGTGCCCTGGGCCTCGGCGAGCTTGCCCATCTTCCCCGGCAGCAGCAGGCGCACGGCCATCTGGATGTCCCGGGAGGTGATGGTCACGCGCTTGGTGTAACGGGCCAGCTGACCAGCCTCAGTGGCGATGCGGTCCAATATGTCATGGACCATAGAATCCATGACACTCACGGCCTCCTGGGAAAGGCTGAGGCCCTGGTGAACCTGCTTCAGCACCCGGGGGAAATAGGGGGCGAAGCTGTCCCCGCGGCAGTTGGCGTGGCGCCTGCGGGAGCCTCGGCGTCCTCGCCTCTTCTGCTTCTGGACCGTCGTGGAGTTGGCCTCTTTGGGCTCCTGGATGCTCTGGTTTTCCCCTGAGGTTGTCTCAGAGGAAGCCTCAGCCATGGTGGAGGCAGCGGCCATTAGATGGCAAGAACAGAGAGTGACTGTTGGGGACCAGGGAAGGCGGGGGCACTTTGGTATGGTCGCATGGCCCTATGTCACAGTCCAACTCGACATCTGATTGGATGAAGTGTCACCAAGGGAGCCTGTCAACAATCTTCCCTCCATTGAAGGTGATTGGATGATC
This genomic stretch from Pongo pygmaeus isolate AG05252 chromosome X, NHGRI_mPonPyg2-v2.0_pri, whole genome shotgun sequence harbors:
- the LOC129024729 gene encoding histone H2B type F-M-like isoform X1 translates to MKCHAGSLSANLPALKVTGWSRCVASRQPITVGVCGPKRPLWPSSEKPFNFHTLAKLHDIGLGNDFLDMTLKAQQQKQKGHATIPKCPRLPWSPTVTLCSCHLMAAASTMAEASSETTSGENQSIQEPKEANSTTVQKQKRRGRRGSRRRHANCRGDSFAPYFPRVLKQVHQGLSLSQEAVSVMDSMVHDILDRIATEAGQLARYTKRVTITSRDIQMAVRLLLPGKMGKLAEAQGTNAALRTSLCAIWQQRK
- the LOC129024729 gene encoding histone H2B type F-M-like isoform X2, with product MAAASTMAEASSETTSGENQSIQEPKEANSTTVQKQKRRGRRGSRRRHANCRGDSFAPYFPRVLKQVHQGLSLSQEAVSVMDSMVHDILDRIATEAGQLARYTKRVTITSRDIQMAVRLLLPGKMGKLAEAQGTNAALSEMNTVPQMEMQKSPVFCVARAGSCRLELFLFGHLGSSPLQNFIMCDMATEKVNMLIQEARLLEKYYENS